A genomic stretch from Brachyhypopomus gauderio isolate BG-103 unplaced genomic scaffold, BGAUD_0.2 sc37, whole genome shotgun sequence includes:
- the LOC143485719 gene encoding uncharacterized protein LOC143485719: MTRVLPPFTSLIRIFVMVIGNTMNSHETFVEHLKPSSNLTEVNSEEQCDIIMAFVSIVSRAGTDIEAALLKIPATRPIVLVALHHTFDEYYVAPDSRLHVRNRSDVFAVDCLHHEDQGLLRCLRNDEALRAVKQHLRDLFPKEQRVDVCCPSTCIEVMQSVNSYRCAIITAVIIIIIVITLIIILCNTL; this comes from the exons ATGACTCGAG TGCTTCCACCATTTACATCACTGATCAGAATCTTTGTCATGGTAATTGGGAATACCATGAATTCCCATGAGACCTTTGTGGAGCATCTCAAACCATCTTCAAATCTCACAGAAGTTAACTCAGAGGAGCAATGTGATATCATTATGGCATTTGTCTCTATTGTGTCTCGAGCTGGAACTGACATTGAAGCTGCTCTTCTGAAGATTCCTG CCACTCGACCGATTGTTTTAGTTGCACTCCATCACACCTTTGATGAGTATTACGTTGCTCCAGACAGCAGACTCCATGTTAGGAACAGGTCTGATGTGTTCGCTGTGGACTGCCTCCATCATGAAGACCAAGGACTGCTGAGATGTTTGCGCAATGATGAGGCACTGAGGGCTGTAAAGCAGCATCTGAGAGATCTGTTTCCCAAAGAACAAAGGGTAGATGTGTGCTGTCCTTCCACCTGTATTGAG GTGATGCAAAGCGTTAATTCCTACAGGTGTGCAATAATAACTGCagtaatcatcatcatcatcgttatCACTTTGATCATTATCCTCTGTAACACATTGTAG